A window of the Bacteroides thetaiotaomicron VPI-5482 genome harbors these coding sequences:
- a CDS encoding SusF/SusE family outer membrane protein, producing the protein MKKYIYQILCSLFIGGAMVSCAEDYMETDKGHDTLTLTVNQQEIVLNEKNHTQEALTLSWTTGTNYGSGNRISYTLEIAKAGTDFARAYSVDLGTGTYQWTKKTEELNQFLNTQLGVGYAEKVSLEARITATVAGMEEKEQRATVALDVTTYQPVTPTLYLIGEAAPNGWSADQATPMERTDNGQFTWTGKLNTGVFKFITTLGEFLPSYNRDAAAGEELRLIYRTSGDEPDEPFTVSKEATYIVKVDLLDLTMTMTETENIGWRFEEFYIVGSFTGDNGWGFEALSKDAVQMNLFHYGAVIPWKADGDFKFTSVTDFGQSDAFFHPTEGNAPYTSTSVVLGGEDNKWQMKESECGKAYKVLFLTAKGKEKMLMRPFTPYEGLYLVGDATPNGWSIDNATPMAKSADSPYIFTWSGTLNTGEMKISCDKQSDWNGDWLMADKSGKAPTGEVETALFTSKTDAELKNMYPDTDLGSLDNKWNIQEAGSYRITIDQLKETISIVKQ; encoded by the coding sequence ATGAAGAAATATATATATCAGATACTGTGTTCTCTTTTCATCGGTGGAGCGATGGTTTCCTGCGCCGAGGACTATATGGAGACGGACAAGGGACATGATACGCTGACTCTTACGGTGAATCAGCAGGAGATCGTACTGAACGAAAAGAATCACACTCAGGAAGCGTTAACGCTTTCATGGACTACGGGAACAAACTACGGAAGCGGGAACCGCATCTCTTATACACTGGAAATAGCCAAGGCGGGAACAGACTTCGCCCGTGCCTATTCCGTAGATTTAGGAACGGGAACTTATCAGTGGACGAAGAAAACGGAAGAACTCAATCAGTTTCTGAACACGCAGCTAGGCGTCGGCTATGCCGAAAAAGTATCGCTGGAAGCACGCATTACCGCTACTGTTGCCGGAATGGAAGAAAAGGAGCAGCGTGCCACAGTTGCGCTGGATGTGACTACTTATCAACCGGTTACTCCGACGCTTTACCTCATCGGAGAAGCTGCCCCTAACGGATGGAGCGCCGATCAAGCGACGCCTATGGAGCGCACGGACAACGGACAGTTTACGTGGACAGGAAAGCTGAATACCGGTGTATTCAAGTTTATAACGACATTGGGAGAATTTCTTCCATCCTACAACCGGGATGCCGCTGCCGGAGAAGAACTACGGCTTATCTACCGCACATCGGGCGACGAACCGGACGAACCGTTTACAGTCAGCAAGGAAGCGACCTATATAGTCAAGGTAGACCTGCTCGACCTGACAATGACCATGACCGAAACGGAAAACATCGGATGGCGCTTTGAAGAATTCTATATTGTCGGCTCCTTTACCGGCGATAATGGCTGGGGATTCGAGGCACTGTCTAAAGATGCCGTTCAGATGAATCTGTTCCATTATGGTGCCGTGATTCCGTGGAAGGCGGACGGTGATTTTAAGTTTACTTCCGTGACGGACTTCGGTCAGTCGGATGCTTTCTTCCATCCCACCGAAGGGAACGCTCCGTATACTTCCACTTCAGTTGTACTGGGAGGTGAAGACAATAAATGGCAAATGAAGGAAAGCGAATGCGGCAAGGCCTATAAAGTGCTGTTCCTCACAGCCAAGGGAAAGGAAAAGATGCTGATGCGTCCGTTTACCCCCTACGAAGGACTGTATCTGGTAGGCGATGCCACTCCGAACGGATGGAGCATCGACAACGCCACCCCGATGGCTAAAAGTGCCGACAGCCCTTACATCTTTACCTGGAGCGGTACACTGAATACAGGGGAGATGAAGATCTCCTGCGACAAGCAGTCCGACTGGAACGGAGACTGGCTGATGGCGGACAAGAGCGGAAAGGCACCGACCGGTGAAGTGGAGACAGCCTTATTTACCAGTAAAACGGATGCGGAACTGAAGAATATGTATCCGGATACAGACCTCGGCAGTCTGGACAATAAATGGAATATTCAGGAAGCTGGCTCGTATCGGATTACGATTGACCAGTTGAAAGAAACGATTTCAATTGTAAAACAATAA
- a CDS encoding glycoside hydrolase family 31 protein, producing the protein MKIRYKFGVWMLCLMFPALVWAENAKSICTSFTQQGRQVTFHLADSAALQLQLCSPSVVRIWFSPDGKLQRRNASFAVINEELEDVGTVHVDEQAACYEIFTSKLRIRVNKSPMSIQIFDKYQKLLFSDYADKGHVSEGTKKVEYKTLRRDEHFFGLGEKTGKMDRRGESYKMWNSDKPCYSVVEDPLYKSIPFFMSSYRYGIFLDNTYKTEFKFGTESRDYYSFEAPDGEMIYYFIFGKDYKEILSQYVGLTGKPIMPPKWALGFAQCRGLLTSEKLSREIAEGYRTRGIPCDIIYQDIGWTEHLQDFEWRKGNYGHPKKMLADLKEMGFKVVVSQDPVISQANKKQWEEADRLGYFVKDSTNGKSYDMPWPWGGNCGVVDFTLPAVADWWGTYQQKPIDDGISGFWTDMGEPAWSNEEQTERLVMKHHLGMHDEIHNVYGLTWDKVVKEQFEKRNPNRRVFQMTRAAYAGLQRYTFGWTGDCGNGDDVLQGWGQLANQIPVILSAGLGVIPFTTCDITGYCGDIEDYHPFAELYTRWIQFGAFNPLSRIHHEGDNPVEPWLFGPEAEKNAKEAIELKYRLLPYIYTYAREAHDTGLPIMRPLFLEYPADMETFSTDGQFLFGQELLVAPVVKKGARTKNVYLPEGTWIDYNNKQTVYTGEQWTTVEAPLSCIPMFVKQGSIIPTMPVMNYTHEKPVYPLIFEVFPAPKGEEASFTLYEDEGEDLGYQRDEFAKTPVRFRTEEGGYLLSVGAREGKGYAVPAPRNFIFRMYLKTAPKGVTVQGKKVKKVKPERLEENPDDDTESMVWSWDKATGICSLRMPDRGEESRISLRL; encoded by the coding sequence ATGAAGATTAGATATAAGTTTGGGGTGTGGATGTTGTGTCTGATGTTTCCGGCGTTGGTCTGGGCAGAAAACGCAAAAAGTATATGTACCTCTTTTACGCAGCAGGGACGTCAGGTGACTTTTCACCTGGCGGACAGTGCCGCGCTGCAACTGCAACTTTGCAGTCCTTCCGTGGTAAGAATCTGGTTCTCGCCGGACGGGAAGCTGCAACGGAGAAACGCTTCCTTTGCCGTGATCAATGAAGAACTGGAAGATGTGGGAACGGTTCATGTGGACGAACAGGCCGCCTGCTATGAGATATTTACCTCGAAGCTGCGCATACGGGTGAACAAGTCGCCGATGAGCATCCAGATATTCGACAAATATCAGAAACTCCTCTTCAGTGACTATGCCGATAAAGGACACGTAAGCGAAGGCACGAAGAAGGTGGAATATAAAACGCTTCGCCGTGACGAGCATTTCTTCGGGCTTGGGGAGAAGACCGGCAAGATGGACCGCAGAGGAGAATCTTACAAGATGTGGAACAGCGATAAACCTTGTTACAGTGTGGTGGAAGACCCTCTTTACAAGAGCATCCCTTTCTTTATGAGCAGTTACCGGTATGGTATTTTCCTTGATAATACGTATAAGACAGAATTTAAGTTCGGAACGGAAAGCCGTGATTATTACAGCTTCGAGGCGCCGGACGGGGAGATGATTTACTACTTCATCTTCGGCAAGGACTATAAGGAAATCCTGAGTCAGTATGTAGGACTGACGGGCAAACCTATCATGCCTCCGAAATGGGCATTGGGCTTTGCGCAATGCCGTGGCCTGCTGACAAGCGAGAAACTGAGCCGCGAAATAGCCGAAGGCTACCGGACACGCGGCATCCCCTGTGATATTATCTATCAGGACATCGGCTGGACGGAACATCTACAGGACTTCGAATGGCGGAAGGGCAACTACGGGCATCCGAAAAAGATGCTTGCCGATCTGAAAGAAATGGGATTCAAGGTAGTCGTATCGCAAGACCCGGTCATCTCGCAAGCCAACAAGAAGCAATGGGAGGAAGCGGACCGTCTGGGATATTTTGTCAAGGACAGCACGAACGGGAAGAGTTATGACATGCCGTGGCCTTGGGGCGGAAATTGTGGGGTAGTGGATTTTACCTTACCTGCCGTAGCCGACTGGTGGGGAACCTATCAGCAGAAACCCATTGACGATGGCATCTCCGGCTTCTGGACGGATATGGGAGAACCCGCATGGAGCAACGAAGAGCAGACCGAACGCCTTGTGATGAAACATCACCTGGGTATGCACGACGAAATCCATAATGTCTACGGACTGACTTGGGATAAAGTGGTCAAAGAGCAGTTCGAGAAACGGAATCCGAACCGTCGCGTCTTTCAGATGACCCGTGCCGCTTATGCGGGATTGCAGCGTTATACGTTCGGTTGGACGGGAGATTGCGGAAATGGAGACGATGTATTGCAGGGCTGGGGGCAACTGGCTAATCAGATTCCGGTGATTCTTTCCGCAGGGCTGGGAGTGATTCCGTTTACTACCTGTGACATTACGGGGTATTGCGGAGACATCGAAGACTATCACCCCTTTGCGGAACTTTATACCCGCTGGATACAGTTCGGTGCATTCAATCCTTTGAGCCGTATTCATCATGAGGGAGATAATCCGGTAGAACCGTGGCTCTTCGGTCCGGAAGCGGAAAAGAACGCGAAGGAGGCCATCGAACTGAAATATCGTTTATTGCCCTATATTTATACGTATGCCCGCGAAGCTCACGATACGGGATTGCCTATCATGCGTCCTCTCTTTTTGGAATATCCGGCGGATATGGAAACGTTCTCTACCGATGGGCAGTTCTTGTTCGGACAAGAGCTGCTGGTAGCTCCGGTGGTGAAGAAGGGGGCACGTACGAAGAATGTCTATCTGCCCGAAGGCACTTGGATTGACTACAACAATAAACAAACAGTCTATACCGGAGAACAGTGGACTACCGTGGAAGCTCCCTTGTCGTGCATCCCGATGTTTGTAAAGCAGGGTTCCATCATCCCCACCATGCCGGTGATGAACTACACGCATGAGAAACCGGTCTATCCGCTGATCTTTGAAGTATTTCCGGCACCAAAAGGAGAGGAGGCCTCGTTCACTTTGTACGAAGATGAGGGAGAAGACCTCGGCTATCAACGGGATGAGTTTGCCAAAACTCCCGTTCGCTTCCGGACGGAGGAGGGTGGTTATCTTCTTTCGGTTGGTGCCCGTGAAGGAAAAGGGTATGCAGTGCCCGCTCCCCGAAACTTTATTTTCCGTATGTATCTGAAGACGGCTCCCAAAGGAGTTACCGTGCAAGGCAAGAAAGTAAAGAAGGTGAAGCCGGAACGTCTGGAAGAGAATCCGGACGATGACACTGAAAGTATGGTGTGGAGTTGGGATAAGGCGACCGGTATTTGCAGCCTTCGTATGCCGGACCGAGGGGAAGAAAGTCGGATTTCCCTGCGTTTATGA
- a CDS encoding glycoside hydrolase family 66 protein yields MKKIIYLVAAFLCLSCSDDHESNPQNGGASGSVTEVTPVTSDLCVELTTDKAFYKPNETVTFTAADALPAGTKVRYRLLGEIVGEEPVSGTNWTWKAPSTDFKGYMAELYRQENGTDVIVGTIAVDVSSHPARFPRYGFVADFDGVKTEEKTLEEMAYLNRHHINWVQFQDWHNKHHWPLGGTRTQLDEEYLDIANRPVHTSSVKNYIKAQQHFGMKSMFYNLCFGALKDAASDGVKEEWYLFKDASHTTKDSHDLPSGWKSNIYLVDPSDKEWQQYMAERNDDVYANFAFDGYQIDQLGKRGTLYNYNGTPVNLREGYASFIEAMKQAHPDKSLVMNAVSRYGARQIGETGKVDFFYNEMWADEADFTHLKAVLYENGVYGNNQLNTVFAAYMNYNKADHRGEFNTAGILLTDAVMFALGGSHLELGGDHMLCKEYFPNDNLTMSEELKTAMVHYYDFLTSYQNLLRDGGTENSIAMNCTNGEMKLNVWPPKLGSVTTYAKQVDGKQVVHLLNFSQANSLSWRDVDGTMPEPALITKATLQMNLPAKVNKLWVASPDVHGGALQELAFTQENGVVSFTLPALKYWTMIVAE; encoded by the coding sequence ATGAAGAAGATAATATATTTGGTGGCTGCCTTCCTGTGTCTGTCTTGCAGCGACGATCATGAATCGAACCCACAGAACGGAGGAGCGTCGGGCAGTGTGACCGAAGTAACTCCGGTGACATCGGACTTATGCGTGGAACTGACAACTGACAAGGCTTTTTATAAACCGAACGAGACAGTGACTTTCACTGCCGCCGATGCCTTGCCTGCCGGAACAAAGGTACGCTATCGCCTTTTGGGAGAAATAGTCGGAGAAGAACCGGTCAGCGGTACGAACTGGACATGGAAGGCTCCTTCCACCGATTTCAAAGGATACATGGCAGAACTTTACCGGCAGGAAAACGGTACGGATGTCATCGTCGGTACGATTGCGGTAGATGTATCCAGCCATCCGGCACGTTTCCCCCGATATGGCTTCGTGGCAGATTTCGACGGAGTCAAGACAGAAGAGAAAACACTGGAAGAGATGGCCTATCTGAACCGCCATCACATCAACTGGGTACAGTTTCAGGACTGGCACAATAAACATCATTGGCCGCTGGGCGGCACACGCACGCAGTTGGACGAGGAATATCTCGACATTGCGAACCGCCCTGTCCATACAAGCTCTGTGAAGAATTATATCAAGGCACAACAACATTTTGGAATGAAGTCCATGTTCTATAATCTTTGTTTCGGGGCATTGAAGGATGCGGCTTCCGACGGGGTGAAAGAAGAATGGTATCTGTTTAAGGACGCTTCGCATACCACGAAAGACAGTCACGACCTGCCAAGCGGATGGAAGAGCAATATCTATCTGGTAGATCCTTCCGACAAGGAATGGCAGCAATATATGGCGGAACGGAATGACGACGTGTATGCGAACTTCGCCTTCGACGGCTATCAGATCGACCAGTTGGGCAAGCGGGGAACGCTTTACAACTACAACGGTACACCGGTCAACCTCCGCGAAGGATATGCTTCTTTTATCGAAGCCATGAAGCAGGCGCATCCCGACAAGAGTCTGGTGATGAATGCCGTAAGCCGCTACGGTGCCCGTCAGATCGGAGAAACCGGTAAAGTAGATTTCTTCTATAATGAGATGTGGGCGGATGAGGCGGACTTTACCCATCTGAAAGCCGTCCTGTATGAAAACGGAGTGTATGGCAATAATCAGCTGAATACGGTTTTCGCTGCCTATATGAACTATAATAAGGCGGATCATCGGGGAGAGTTCAATACAGCGGGCATCCTGCTGACGGATGCGGTGATGTTCGCTTTGGGTGGCTCGCATCTCGAACTGGGTGGTGACCATATGCTGTGCAAAGAATATTTCCCGAACGACAACCTGACGATGAGCGAGGAACTGAAAACGGCAATGGTTCACTACTACGACTTCCTCACGTCTTATCAGAACCTGCTCCGCGATGGCGGAACGGAGAACAGCATCGCTATGAACTGTACCAACGGAGAAATGAAACTCAACGTATGGCCTCCAAAGTTGGGGTCGGTCACTACTTACGCCAAGCAGGTAGACGGCAAGCAAGTAGTGCATCTGCTTAACTTCTCGCAGGCGAACAGCCTTAGCTGGCGGGACGTGGACGGCACCATGCCCGAACCTGCCCTGATCACGAAAGCGACCTTGCAGATGAACCTGCCCGCCAAAGTGAATAAATTGTGGGTGGCATCACCGGATGTACACGGAGGAGCCTTGCAGGAACTGGCATTTACGCAGGAGAACGGGGTAGTCTCCTTCACACTGCCTGCCTTGAAATACTGGACAATGATTGTAGCTGAATAA
- a CDS encoding RagB/SusD family nutrient uptake outer membrane protein, with product MKKKLTFIMILAVLALTSCSDFLDKYPKYGVDPESEVTNEIAVALTTACYKTLQSSNMYNQRLWSLDILAGNSEVGAGGGTDGLETVQAANFIAQSDNGFALYVWRSPWVGIGRCNIVLSNLPSAAISDEIKDRCMGEAYFLRAHYYYILVRLYGGVPLRLQPFEPGQSTDIARNTVDEVYAQILSDCKNAVDMLPPKSSYGENDKGRACKEAAMAMLADIYLTLAPNHRDYYNEVVTLCDQITAMGYDLSQCKYADNFDATINNGAESLFEVQYSGSTEYDFWGGDNQSSWLSTFMGPRNSGMVAGAYGWNLPTEEFIKEYEAGDLRKDVTVLYQGCPAFDGMEYRRSWSNTGYNVRKFLVSKTVSPEYNTNPNNFVVYRYADVLLKKAEALNELGHPDQAAAPLNIVRQRAGLADVPTTLNQETMREKIIHERRMELAFEGHRWFDMIRINNGNYAIEFLKSIGKNQVTKERLLLPIPQTEMDSNNLMTQNPGY from the coding sequence ATGAAAAAGAAACTGACTTTTATAATGATACTTGCCGTACTTGCCTTGACATCGTGCAGTGATTTTCTGGATAAGTACCCCAAATACGGTGTGGACCCCGAATCGGAAGTGACCAATGAGATTGCCGTAGCACTGACTACTGCCTGCTATAAGACGTTGCAGTCGTCCAATATGTATAATCAGCGCCTGTGGAGCCTCGACATCCTTGCCGGCAACAGCGAGGTAGGCGCCGGGGGAGGAACCGACGGACTGGAAACTGTTCAGGCGGCTAACTTTATAGCGCAGAGCGACAACGGTTTTGCCCTGTACGTATGGCGTTCTCCGTGGGTAGGCATCGGACGTTGTAATATCGTGCTTTCCAATCTGCCTTCGGCTGCCATCTCCGATGAGATAAAAGACCGTTGCATGGGTGAGGCATATTTCCTGCGTGCTCATTACTACTATATCCTCGTCCGTCTTTATGGTGGCGTACCTTTGCGGCTACAGCCCTTTGAGCCGGGACAGTCGACGGATATTGCCCGCAATACGGTAGATGAGGTATATGCGCAGATTCTTTCGGACTGTAAGAATGCGGTGGATATGCTTCCCCCAAAGAGCAGTTACGGAGAAAATGACAAGGGACGTGCCTGCAAAGAGGCGGCGATGGCTATGCTGGCAGATATTTACCTGACGCTGGCGCCCAATCATCGGGATTATTACAATGAAGTTGTTACGTTGTGCGACCAGATTACTGCGATGGGATATGATTTGTCTCAGTGCAAGTATGCCGATAATTTCGACGCTACGATCAATAACGGTGCGGAATCCCTTTTCGAAGTACAATACTCCGGCAGTACGGAATACGATTTCTGGGGAGGGGATAACCAGTCTTCCTGGCTGTCGACCTTCATGGGACCCCGTAACTCCGGCATGGTGGCAGGCGCTTACGGATGGAATCTGCCTACGGAAGAATTTATCAAAGAGTACGAAGCGGGCGATTTGCGCAAAGATGTGACCGTGTTATATCAAGGCTGTCCTGCTTTCGACGGCATGGAGTACAGACGTTCGTGGTCGAATACAGGTTACAACGTCCGGAAGTTCCTTGTGTCGAAGACCGTTTCGCCGGAATATAATACCAACCCGAATAACTTCGTGGTATACCGTTATGCGGATGTCCTGTTGAAGAAGGCGGAAGCGCTGAACGAACTGGGACATCCCGATCAGGCTGCCGCACCTCTGAATATCGTCCGTCAGCGTGCCGGACTGGCGGATGTACCGACTACCTTGAATCAGGAAACAATGCGGGAAAAGATTATTCACGAACGCCGGATGGAACTTGCTTTTGAGGGACATCGCTGGTTTGACATGATTCGCATCAATAATGGTAACTATGCGATTGAGTTCCTGAAATCTATCGGCAAGAATCAGGTGACGAAGGAACGCCTGCTGCTGCCCATCCCGCAGACAGAGATGGACTCTAACAATCTGATGACTCAGAATCCCGGTTATTAA
- a CDS encoding TIM-barrel domain-containing protein — protein MRKLLLNLFLSTVGLLFAGQASAQEEIAPGIIKLQAGEIDTFTPYSLFGGKPAVEAMKQLPAAKPPFSPDEVQIKITDRGCLIEVPLEDNEQIYGFGLQFETFGQRGLRKRPIVNDNPLNGLGYTHAPQTFYVSTKGYGILVNTARYTTFLCGSNQKTEHSRQLQAEERKHIATTTEDLYKNRSNGNKVHIDVPGAKGIEVFIITGPEVLDVVKRYNLLSGGGCLPPMWGLGFKYRVKGDATQDSVMRFANYFREKQIPCDVLGLEPGWQTATYSCSYRWSDDRFPRHKEMLDQLQQKGYKVNLWEHAYVHPSSPIRKALEPYSGDFLVWNGLVPDFIQPEAHKIFTDYHRTLIEEGISGFKLDECDNSNISFASATWCFPDMAQFPSGIDGEKMHQVFGSLYVNAMDSIYREKNTRTYQDYRSSGMFMSSRNAVLYSDTYDPKEYIQALCNSAFGGLLWCPEVREAHSAEDFFHRLQTVILSPQAMVNAWYLQYAPWLQFDRGKNERGEFLPEAKRYEEYARTLINLRMQLIPYLYSAFYTYYKEGVPPFRPLLMDYPKDERLRTISDQYMMGDGLMAAPLYQNKKTRTVYFPEGTWYNFNTNEKYEGNREYEITTELDQLPLYVRQGTLLPLAAPVPYVDAQTVFDLHCKVYGAPSATFLLLEDDGISYDFQKGQFNEVTLEAAKGKVKLKRTKEYKQKRYQLTDYEFIN, from the coding sequence ATGAGAAAACTATTACTCAACCTTTTTCTATCCACAGTAGGTCTCCTGTTTGCCGGGCAAGCATCCGCTCAAGAAGAAATTGCTCCGGGAATCATCAAGCTGCAAGCGGGAGAAATTGACACTTTTACCCCTTATTCCTTATTCGGCGGGAAACCTGCCGTAGAAGCAATGAAACAACTTCCGGCTGCAAAGCCGCCCTTCAGCCCCGACGAAGTGCAAATAAAGATAACCGACCGTGGCTGTCTGATCGAAGTCCCTCTGGAGGACAACGAACAAATATACGGTTTCGGACTTCAATTCGAAACTTTCGGTCAGCGTGGCCTGCGCAAGCGCCCGATAGTAAACGACAATCCGCTGAACGGACTCGGATATACACATGCTCCGCAGACATTCTACGTCTCTACCAAAGGGTACGGTATTCTGGTCAACACGGCACGGTATACCACTTTCCTATGCGGCTCCAATCAGAAAACCGAGCATAGTCGTCAACTGCAAGCGGAAGAAAGAAAACACATTGCTACCACCACAGAAGACTTGTATAAGAACAGAAGCAACGGAAATAAAGTCCATATCGACGTACCCGGCGCCAAAGGCATTGAGGTATTTATCATCACCGGACCGGAAGTGCTGGATGTAGTCAAGAGATACAACCTCCTCTCCGGCGGCGGATGTCTTCCTCCGATGTGGGGACTCGGATTCAAATACCGTGTCAAAGGAGATGCGACGCAAGACTCCGTCATGCGTTTTGCCAACTATTTCCGCGAGAAACAGATTCCGTGCGACGTACTGGGACTCGAACCGGGATGGCAGACGGCCACTTACTCCTGTTCTTATCGCTGGAGCGACGACCGTTTCCCAAGGCACAAAGAAATGCTGGACCAGTTGCAGCAGAAAGGATACAAAGTAAACCTGTGGGAACACGCGTATGTTCATCCTTCTTCCCCCATCCGGAAGGCGCTGGAGCCCTACTCAGGCGATTTCCTTGTATGGAACGGACTGGTACCGGACTTCATCCAGCCGGAAGCACACAAAATATTTACCGATTACCACCGCACACTGATAGAAGAAGGCATCTCCGGCTTCAAACTGGACGAATGTGACAACTCGAACATATCTTTTGCTTCCGCCACATGGTGCTTCCCGGATATGGCACAGTTCCCTTCGGGCATCGACGGAGAAAAGATGCACCAGGTATTCGGTTCCCTCTATGTGAATGCGATGGACAGTATCTATCGTGAAAAGAATACCCGCACCTATCAGGATTACCGGTCGTCCGGTATGTTCATGTCTTCACGCAACGCCGTACTTTATAGTGATACATACGATCCCAAAGAGTACATTCAGGCACTTTGCAACTCGGCATTCGGAGGACTGTTGTGGTGTCCCGAAGTGCGTGAGGCACATTCTGCCGAAGATTTCTTCCATCGTCTGCAAACGGTGATTCTTTCTCCGCAGGCTATGGTCAATGCATGGTATCTGCAATACGCTCCGTGGCTGCAATTCGACCGTGGAAAGAACGAACGTGGCGAGTTCCTGCCGGAAGCAAAGAGGTATGAAGAATATGCCCGTACACTGATTAATCTGCGTATGCAGCTGATTCCTTATCTGTACAGTGCTTTTTATACATATTATAAAGAAGGTGTACCTCCTTTCCGTCCGTTATTGATGGATTATCCCAAAGATGAACGTTTGCGCACTATCAGTGACCAGTATATGATGGGAGACGGATTGATGGCTGCCCCTTTATACCAGAACAAGAAAACGAGAACGGTCTACTTCCCCGAAGGAACATGGTACAACTTCAATACCAATGAGAAATATGAAGGCAACCGTGAATATGAGATTACGACGGAATTAGATCAGTTGCCACTCTACGTCCGCCAGGGAACGTTATTGCCATTGGCCGCACCTGTCCCCTATGTAGATGCTCAAACCGTATTCGATCTGCATTGCAAAGTATACGGCGCTCCTTCGGCAACGTTCCTCCTTCTCGAAGATGACGGTATAAGTTACGATTTCCAAAAAGGACAATTCAACGAAGTAACGCTGGAAGCTGCAAAAGGAAAGGTAAAACTTAAAAGAACAAAAGAATACAAGCAGAAAAGATATCAACTGACAGATTACGAGTTCATCAATTGA